The nucleotide window CCGTTCAGTTTGCAATTTCATATTTTTTGCCTCGTAGAGGTAATCTGTTAATAGAAAATAAATAAATAACGCTTGAAACTAGCTCCGTAGGAGCGACCTGTTAATCGCAATTTTATTCAATCCATTCGAACACATATTTGTCATCATATTCAATGTCAAATTTCTTTAGAAAATCAAAATATTCTTTTTTGAATGTTTTCATTTTATGATGTTCCTCTTGGTTCAAAATATATTTGACGACATTATCTACATGGCTTCTAGAATATGAAAATGCGCCATAACCTTCCTGCCAATTAAATTTACCAACAATCCATTTATTGTCATTGATGAATTTTGACGAACCCGCCTTAATATCTCTTACCAAATCCGAAATCAAAATATTCGGTCTGATGCTCACCAGCAGATGAACGTGATCTGGCATTGCAAAAATGGCGAATAATCTTTGACCTCTATTGGAAACTATTCCTGTAATGAATTTGTGTAATTCATCCCGATGTTCTTTTGGAATCAGGTTTTGTCTTCCTTTTACTGCGAAAACTATTTGAATATAAATTTGGGTGTAGGTATTTGCCATATTGTGTTATTAACAGGTCGCTCCTACGGAGCTGGTTTTAAAATGATATTTGTTTTCTATTAACAGGTTGCCACTACGAGGCAAGTATCCAAAAACAATAATTTCTTTATGTGTAATACGGTACTCTAAAGATTATCTCAGAATGTCTTTTTATTTTTCTTTTAAGAAACCACCTCCACCCACTTCACAAGTGGCTAAAGGTGGTTGGTCAAGTGGTTGCGGGTGGTTCAGAAGCACCTTTATCCACTTCCATAACCGGTTGCAGGCGGTTGCCGAGGTGGTCTCGGGTGGTTATTGACCGGCTGCGGGTGGTTGGGTAAGTGGTGGTGACCACTTAGGCAAGGGGTCTGGGGTACTTCGGAACCGGGTGCAACCATTTCAGAACCGGGTGATGGGTGGTTCCGAACCGGGGGTACCCCCCCCTCCCGAACCACCCCCCTCGGGAGTCAATCTATTATTCAGATTCTCCAGGAATGGTGGACGGTGGCGCGATAAAAAACTGTTTCATATCGTCGTAGATCACATTGGTTCCCGGTACGTTTTCGCTGGAGAGGTATTTCACATTTCGGTAGAAGGTCAGCGAGTTGTGATAGTTGTCAAAATCCAGCAGAATCTTGGTGTCCGACAGTTGCTCGGTGAGGGAGTTCATTTTTTGCATTCTGCTTTCCAGCTGCTGCCTTGCCGCAAAATCTTTGTCATACTCGGCTTTGTCCAAAAATGGAGGGACATACTGTGGGTATTGCTCCATGTAGCTTTTGGCCTTATTGACAAAGAGTTTGTTTTGCTCGGCGATGCTGCCGTACTGTTGTCTCTGCTCGGGCGTCAGATTGATGGTTTTGCCTTGCAGCACCGTCTCTATGGTGCTAAATGCTGTGTCTAATTGTGCAAGTTCTGCATTAGTGAACTCTACGCTGATTAAATTTTCTAAAGCCATACTCTATGGTTTTTTAAGTTATTAATAAATGATTTTGAGTACACACCAAAGGAATATTACAAGACTTACCATCTCCCAATCGGGCTTCACATCATCCCATTATTACATAAGAATAGGATGATATTTGAGTCGGATAATTTGAAGAGAGCATTTTTGTGGATGTGAAATTGCTGCCCAAGAAAGGCAGATTTGGGATTTAGGAATCATCAGAATATCATTTGTGTGTCTTACAAATATATTTAAAAAATTAACACAGCAATGGATTCTTGTTAAAATTTTGAAGTTGAAGTTTTATTCGGAAAATAAAAAGTTGAGTCTGATCATTTACCAATTTTACACTCCCTTTATCTGAATGTACATACAGGTCGAAAAAAAGACAGCGGAGAATGAAGCCATTAGGTAATTACTTTTTCTGAAATCCTTCGGAGGTCTGAATTTTGCTGACAGTCTCAGCTTAATTATTGAAGATGTTTTCTCAATAGACATCAGCATTTTCACACGGAATTAGCTTTATAAAATTCAGAATTAATATCAATCAGAAACTTTAAATATCAATAAACATTATGAAAAACATCAGCAAAACATTCAGCTATTATGGCGCATTGGCATTACTTGTCATTTTCACTTTATCCTTACACTCTTGTGCAGAACCAGCGGACAAATTTTTCGCCACCGCTATTCTAAATACGAATACCATCAGTGATTTTGCAACCCCAACTTTGGCAAAACATATCAATGATGAAACTACTGAGTTCCCCGACATCCCATCCAGCAAAAAGAATGGTGACGAAGCCGGAAAATTAGTTCAAAATAACATCCTGTACATGGAAAAATCGCTCAATGATATCAAAGCGCTGAATGCCAGTTCTGAGGACCGAAAAGCCATTAAGGAAAAGTCTATTGCACTTTATGAGTTCGTGATTCCGGTTTGTAAAAACGAGTACACTAGTTATGCAAAACTCTGTGACAGCAAAGCGGATGAAGCTCAGAAAACCGCGTTGGCACAATCGATAGAACAAAAGTATGGGGCAAAATTTGAACAGATGTACACCGATCTGATGGAAACCGGCAAAGTCTTCGCCAACGAAAACAAACTGAATGTCGACTGGAAATAAATCAAACTTTAATTTAAACCACCACTATGGAATTTTACAGAGACCGAAAAAAATCAATGAATCTAATCCTGATTTGTGCAGGAATATTAGTCGTTTTAGTCGCCACATTCCTCTATGGCATTGGCTTGTTTGATGGCCAGGTAGGTGCTAAGCTGGCGGCAGTTTCGGGTGTTTTCATTTTAATATTAGCGATCGTGATTCTTAAAAAATTATTTATACTGAGGGATAAGTCACCTTTGGTCGTACTCAGCAACGAAGGCATCATTTCAAAAACAACCGCCCTAAGTAAAGCTGCAGGAATGATCCTCTGGAATGATATTATGTCTGTTAATTTAGAAAAAGTGGGTGCAGATACTTTGGTGACATTGACGGTGAATAATGCAGAAAGTTATCTTCCATTAATCAAAAAGAAATTATCAGGAATGGTCACCAATGGACTTGCCAATGCCGATGGAATTCTGCCAATCAGCCTCACTGCTTCGGAACTGACTGTAGATGCCGAGGAACTGTTTGTCGCGATCACAGATTTTAGAAAAAATGTTGGATAATCTGTAGCAGCGCCAACTTGGAATGTTGATTGCTTAAGATAAAACTTAAATCAAAATATTCACACCAAATCACAATTTATATGGACGATCAAATCACAAGACGAGAAGCACTCGACAAATTATTGGATATCATTACCCCTGAAGAATCTGCTGAGGAGCAGGAAAATGCAAAGGAGGAATCTACACTGAACGAAAGCCATTCGCACCTGGAAGATCCAACTACAAAACATCCCAAACCACCTTTCAACAAACAGTTTCAGCCATTTCCCGGTTTAGCAGCCAAGATGGATCCTGTGCCGGATCACGGTGAAGAAAGCTATGTGGGATCAGGAAGACTGACAGGCAGAAAAGCGCTTGTAACGGGTGGAGATTCCGGGATTGGCCGTGCAGCCGTCATTGCTTTTGCCAGAGAAGGTGCCGATGTTGCGATTAATTACCTGCCGGACGAAGAATCTGATGCGAGAGAAGTCGTAGATTTAATCATTAAAGCAGGCCGAAAAGCTGTAGCAATCCCAGGCGATCTGCGTGATGAAGCGTTTTGTCAGAAGTTGGTTTCAGAAGCTGTGAGCCAGTTGGGCGGGCTGGATATTTTGGTTAATAATGCCGGTCATCAAAAAAGCAACCAATCGATTTTGGACATCAGTACAGAAGATTTTGACCGCACGATGAAGACGAATCTTTATGCACCATTCTGGATTATCAAAGCTGCACTACCCCATTTGAAACCGGGTTCCAGTATTATTGGACTCTCATCAGTTCAGGCGTATGATCCTTCTGCTGATCTTTATGACTATGCACAGACTAAGGCAGCGACCACGAGTTATGTCAAATCTTTAGCAAAACAATTAGGACCGAAAGGGATTCGCGTGAATGGCGTTGCACCCGGACCAGTGTGGACAGCACTCGAAGTTAGTGGCGGGCAGACTCAGGATAAGCTGGTGGAATTTGGTGGCGACACCCCATTGGGACGACCAGGACAGCCTGCAGAACTGGCTTCTATTTTTGTTCAGTTTGCAGATGACACTGGCAGTTTTGCGACAGGACAAATCTATGGTTCGGCTGGCGGCAGTGGACAACCTTAAAATAAAAAATGCTTCTATTGCTAGAAATGAAAAAGACCGTAACGTTTGTTACGGTCTTTTCTTTTGTACAGATTATCGGTGTCCTTGTCTTTATTCAATTGAGGTGATAGAGATGACTTTATGTTAATATGAAATAATAGAGAATATTGCCAACACTTCTTGTTTTGATATTACAGCAGTACGGATAGTCAGTGGTTCAGCTGATTATTAAAAACATAATCTATTTTTCTATTCGTTAAATAAATTAATATAAAGCAGTTGTTTTTAAGAAAATAATTTCAATATTATAAGTATTTTTTATTACATTTGGATTACAGCCAAATAAAAACACAAAATCTATGAAAACAAAACTAATCATTTTTGATGAGCAGGTTTTTTATACCGAAGGCCTCTCTAAACGCCTTACTGATGGGCAAATTTTTGATTTGGTGTACATTTGCAATTCCTATAAAGAACTTTCCAAACAGTTTAACAATCAAGCTCCAGAATTCCTGATGTTGGGATCTAACTGCCTGGCGCTAACCGAAATGTACACTTTGATACAAGATTTGGTAAGTCAACACGATAATATCAAAATTATTGTCATCGGTAATTTTTTCGAAATGTCTGAGATCAGAAAACTTTTTGACAAAGGGATTAAGAGTTATCTGGATATTAATTGCGGATACAATGAACTTGTAAAATCTTTTAGCGCGCTGAACTCGGGAATGATTTATATCTGTGATTCTGCAAAGGAGCGTATGATGGATTTTCTAAGTCATAAAAAAAATCAGTATGGCTATCAATTAAAAGAAGCACTTACCAAAAGGGAGCTGGAAGTCTTACAGTTGATCTGTGACGGGCTGAGTAGCAAGAAAATTTGCGAAAAACTGTTTATCAGTATTAACACCGTGGAGACACATCGCAAAAAAATATTATTAAAATTCAATGTGAAAAATTCCGCGAGTGTCGTAAAGTATGCTATGGATAACCACATGTTAGGATAAATTCCAAATGAGAGTTTCACTGACCTTTGCTCCGGCTCAGAAATTCTTTTTCCTGAATCTTCCATTGGTTAATTTTCTTTACCTAATGTGCGCTTGATTTTCGATAATCAATCTGTCAACTTATCATCAATTTAACATATTAAAATTGGTCAATTAGCTCCAGGATTTTCTCAAACCGCGATCAACTGATATTAGTTTGTTCTTCAACTATTTCATTGTTTTTATTAACGACTATTGAGAACTAAAAAAAATCAATACTAATCGTAGATTTTAAGAAAATAATTTTAGGAATAGAACGTATTTTTTATTATATTTGAATACTAACCATCCAAAAAACTTAATACTTATGAAACCAAAATTAATTATTTTTGATGAGCCCGTCTTTTACGCAGAAGGACTCTCAAAACTCCTTACAGATGGGCAAATCTTCGAAGTTGTACACATCTGCAATTCCACTGAAAAACTCTACGAACATCTCAACTACCAGCCGCCGGAATTCCTAATGTTGGGATCCAACTGTGTGGTGCTGACAGAAATGTACAACTTGGTGCAGAATCTGGTTTGTAAATATGAGAATATCAAAATCATTGTCATCGGAAATTGCTTCAAAGTGGCAGAAATCAGAAAACTATTTGAGAAAGGAATCAAAAGTTATTTGGATATTAATTGTGGCTATCAAGAGTTTGTAAAATCTATCGATGCTTTGAGATCCGGTCTTGTTTACATCTGCGATTTTGCAAAAGATCAAATGATGAATTTCCTTAGTCATATCGAAGTTAATAGCAAAGTTCCTAGTCACTGTCTTACCAAACGGGAAATGGAAGTTCTGAAACTGATCTGCGACGGTATGAGTAGCAAACAGATTTGCGAAACGCTCTTCATCAGCATCAATACGGTGGAAACCCATCGAAAAAAAATCTTATTGAAACTGAACGTGAAAAACTCTGCAGGTGTTGTGAAATACGCCATAGAAAATCACATTTTGCAGTAAGAAAACATTAAACAAAAAAAAAGAATTTCAAAAACCTTTTGCTCCGGCCCAGAAATTCTTTCCTATTACAAAAATCGTAATATATTTTTACTCATAATCCGGCATTTCTGCATTACTAAAAAGGGTTGTTCTTTCCAGATCAGATTCTGAGCTACTTAAATCTATCATCATTATTGTTTTTTGCGAGATACCATCATTAGATGTGTTTGTGAAAATTACCTGTGCATTGTTTGGCGAGAATCTCGGATCCAGATCGTTGGTTCCATTTGTTTTTTCACTTTCTGCGGAAATATCACGTACGGAATTATCCGTCAAATTGTAAATGAAAATATGAGAATCCAGTTGTCTGTAGTTCCCATCCTGGTAACCAGAAACATCGTGTGAATAGACCAAAAGATTACCATCTACAGAAAAATCCAGACCGCCACTTCCACCAGAAACACCCGCCAAAACTGTTTTGAGCGTATTGCCGAGCATATCGATTACATAAATCTTGGTGTTGTAACCATTGAAGTCATTTGTTTTGATTGCAATCTTACTGCTGTCATAGCTCCAATCACATTCTGAAATAATGCTTCCATCGGGCGTTGTGTAAATCAATTCTTGTCCGCTTCCGTCTTTGTTGATTCTGTAAAGCTTATCAAAATTAGCGTAGATCAATTCTTTCCCATTCGTTTTCCACGCAAAATCCAATTCATAATTATTGAAACCCGAAACAGGAACAGTCGTTACTTTGAAAACTCCCGATCCATCTGGCTTGGCTGTGAAAATATGCGTGTTTCCACCTTCCGTTCTGAGGAAAGCGATGACGCCGGCATTGTTATTTTTTCTTGGTCGCCAGCTGTTGTAGGAAAGCGCCGTGAAGTCAAAACTTGTTCCAGCTTCATTCGTCGAAACAATATATAAATTCCCAGATTGTTTTCTTACAAAATGAAATCTGTTTGCAGGCGTTGTGCTTGTTGTAAACTTACTTACAGCACTGAAAACCTCCGGATGAATCCCATCTGAAACAGCAACTTGCCAAAAATAGCTGACACCGAATTTGAGATCTTTCAAAGTGTAATGTTTATCCAGAAGATCTTTCAATTCCAGAACATTGGTGTTGAGATTATTTTTAACGATCAATCTGTATTTCAAAACATCAAGACTGTCTGGATCTGTCGTGTTCCAAGTCAACTCCAATTCCAAAGGTTGATTTTCCGAATTATCTGTAGGACTGAGCAAAGTCGGAACAGATGGCGCTGTGTTTAGAGATTCGTCATCGTCCATTTCAAATACGACCGTCACAATTTGATCTTGTGATTGCATATTGACACTTAGAAAATTAGTGAGAAATCCCGTCAGTTCGGCTTTTACGGAATAATTACCAATCGGCATATCTTTGATTTCAAAAGTTCCATCTTGTGCACTGAAAACCGTGCTCGTTGTAGGTGTTGTAAATATTTTGACATTTGCCAGCGGTTCATTGCTTCCTCTTCTTACGACTTTCCCTTTGAGAATGCCGGATTGTGTTTCCTCTACCAACTCTTCATTACAAGAAATCAGGAAGATCGAGAAAATGAAGAAGACTGTGATTTTTATAATAGTTTTCATAATTGTAGTTTTTTATTTTTTTCCGAGATAAAAATTGATTCCCAGTGCCACACGGATTGCTTGATCTTTTTGTTTGCCGTTGACCAATCTGTCCCAATTGTCTGTGAAGCCAAGGTCATATTGAGAGGAAAGTCTAATGGCAAAGTTCTTGTCCATCAGATATTCCAGTCCGCCACCGAATTGTGCTTTGAAGAAATTTTGATTTTCAGAAAACATAGATCCGCCACCTGCATAGAGGAATGGTGATAATTTATACTTTGGGAGCATCAGATATTCCAAATTGACCTCAGAAACAAGAAAAGTTCTGGCCAGGATATTTTGATTCCGAAGTGTCAAGACATTGGCGTTGAGTTCCACATTGATGTGATCGCTTAGAAAATATTTCAAGCCCAATTTGAAACCGACACTAGCCTTGGGATTCACATAATCACCTTTGATCTGCTGTCCTTCTACATTGGCAAACAGCGCTACTTTTTGACGGTAGTTGTTCGGATATTTGTTTCCGATGATCCGCTTGTCATTATCTTCTTGTTCAGTTTCGTATTTTTCGATCAAAGCTTTGTAAGTTGTCGGATCCTGAATGGCACTTCCCCAGATTTTATCGCGAACGCCTTCTACGATGAGTGATTTCACGGCTTTCTCAATCGCTTCTGTCACCGCCAATTGCACTGGCTCATTTTGGGTAACGCCAACTTCCGATTCCAAAAGTCTTTCTGTATCGATATATCTGAAAAAGTTTCCATTCACGCTTGTCGAGAGAATTGTTTTTGAAGTGTAAACGGTTTTCAGGATTTCGCCATTCAGCGTAGAGACCGCTCTCAGATAAATCGTGATCCGATCCTGACGATATTGCGACGACAGACCAATTCCAAAATATCTGGCGCCAATTCCGCCTGTCATCACATTGCTATCATAAGAAATCACACCACCTTCCAGCAAAATGCCAGCGTACAAAAGTGGCGGAAGTGATTGCACATTTTTGTCAGCTTCTTTCAAATATTCCTGTCTTGTGGATCTGATGATTTGTCTTTCATTAAGGAGATTCGCGATGTTTTCTCTTTCTATTGGGACAAACCATTTGCTGTCTTCCAGCGCTTTTATAAGGATCGTTGTTGTGCCTTGTGGAACTGCCGTACTCCAGTTGCTTCCGTTTTCCGAAGGTTTGTATTGTCCTGTTTGATCTCGGAACTTGTATACACCGATGACAATTTTTTCTTTTGGTGGAGGCAGTTTTTTGAGTTCCGTGGTGTAGGAAGTCACTTCGCCCATTGTAGATTTCTCACTATTGGATGGCAAGTTGAAAAGCGAACTGCAACTCTGCATCAGTGCAAACAGAATCACACCTGCAAAGTTTCTATGGTTAATAATTGATTTCATTGGGTTGGTTTTTAGTTTTTACTTCGGAATGACAATCTCTGTCTGCTGACCAGTATTGGTGTCCAAAATGTTGATCAGCAATCCTTGCGAAGTCTGATTGACCTCCAGAAACAAGGATCCAAATGTGTAGTTTCCTGGCGTCAGCGGTCCATCCCCAAATTGATCTTCGAAAAGTTTCTGAGAAAGCTGACTCAGAATCTGCCTGTTGAGACTGTCTGTAAAACCGCTCAAAGAATTCATATCATCCAGAAGATTTCTGTAATCACTCTTGTCGTCATCAAATTGATTCTGAGCATTGGCAGAACTCAACAACCATTGATAATTGAAAGTGTCACCTCCAAATGCAGGATTGATGGGCTTGTAAACCAATTGTTGCGCCGAGAGGGAAAGGAATCCCATCACGGTGATCATTAACATTAATAGTGTTTTCATAGCAATAGTTTTTAGTATAGGAATTCATTTCTGATCAGATTTTTCTTGGCATTATAGTCTTTGATATTTCGAAAAGTCATCGCCAATTGTTCTTTCAAATAATCTTCATTCGGATTGGTGAAAAAGCTGTAGATCTGCTTATCATCTATGGTTACGATGATTTGTCCTGTGGTTCCTCTGGACGGTAGCTCGCTGATGGTGATCGTGTAATTGCTTTTCTCCGTCAGTTGGTTGTACTGCATATAAAAGGCGTCATAGAAATCCTTCCCGATTTTGCTTTTGGTCTCATCAATCGTAAGACCTTTCAGCTCAGAATATTTTTCCTCTTCCAGTTTTCTTGCAGTTTGCTGGAAATCATTGGAATTAACGACAAGGCTATCTTTTGAAATGAGCGTTTTGGTTTGCTCGTCTCGGATGTAGAGAAAGGTTTTCAGCGCATCTTTGCTATTGAGATTCACGCTGATCTCGGACAGTTTTTTCGTTTCGGATGGATTGATAGAAAACTTGCCACTTTGTTTGTTGTTGGAAATATTTCCGCCGTTGCCTTTTTTAATAGAAATCAAAAGATAGTTGAGTTCCTGATAGGTATCAGAATTGTTGGTCACGACAGCGCTCAGCTTTATCTGGCCTTCTGTGTTTTTACTTTCGATTTTCGCCACAATCTTTTTATCGTCCTGACCTTTCATTTTGAGAAAAGGAAATAAAATAAAAGCGGAAAACATCAGGGTATATAGATTTTTCATTTTTAATGATTTTAATAGTTTCTCATAAAGATGGTCACGTTGTCACCTTTCACATTGATTTTCATATCATCCGAAATGCTATTGCTTCCCGTGATGTCTATGATGTTGTTATGACCTTGCGTCGTGATGCTGTTGTTGACCTTGGTCTCGGTGAAGGAATTATTGAAAAGAAGCTTGTTGTAATCACCGATTTGTGCGACGGAAAGTTTAGTTCTTTCATTGATGAGAAGTTCCGTGCTGTTGTGATTACCAATTTGGATCGTTGCATCGTATGATCCATTATCCGGATTTTGAATATTGATGATGTTGAAAGCATTATTGCTATTGATCTGTCCCCAGTCGATCTCCTGAGACTTGATGGATATTGAAAAAAGCAACGATGCTACATAAGGTAATATGTAAAATATTTTTTTCATCATTTTTTTATAAAGTTACAATCCACGGTGGTTGTGCGAAACACCAGTAGCCGTTAGAAATCAAAAATCACGGTTTTCCGTTAGATTGATATTTAAACAAAAAAAGATGAGAGAAACCAAGTTCTCTCATCTGAAGGTTAAAGCTAATTGTTACTTTTAGTTAGACTGATTTACAACCAATGAGTTGTTGTTACCTGCTTGCATTCCAAAATGGAAGTGAGAAGTTCCGGTTTGTGTTACATCTGTGTAGTTAGAATCGCCCATTTGAATGTCCAGAGCCGTGTTGTCATTTCCATATTGATATTGGTACAATTCGTTTCCGGTACCAACTTGCAATCCCATATTGGAGTTGTCATTACCATACTGATGAGAATCTGCATAGTTGTCACTTCCTAATTGAATATGACTTGCACTGTTGTCATTTCCGTCCTGCAATTGGTGAATGGTGTTGTCAGCTCCGATTTGCAAAGCGTACGCATCATTTCTTCTGCCATATTGCTCTTGTCCGATCGTGTTGTCTACACCAACTTGGATTGCAGTTGCAGAGTTTCTTCTACCGTCTTGATATTGGCTGATAGAGTTTCCAATTCCTAACTGAGTTGCAGAAGCGTCATTTCTTCTTCCGATTTGTATTTGATCTACATCATTCCACAATCCCACTTGCAAAGTCTGAGCAGAGTTTCTGTTACCAAATTGCAAAGTTGAGTTGGAGTTTCCGATTCCCCACTGTTCAACGTCAATAGAGTTACGATTTCCTTGGCTTACCGCCAAATTGGTGTTTACCCATCCTACTTGGTCGATGTCCGCATCATTACGGTTACCATCTTGCAATAAGACGTTTACATTCATAAAACCTGTTTGATCCACAGTAGCTGTGTTTAGGTTTCCAATTTGTGCACTTAGATCCACATTAGATTGTGCAAATGAGAAGTTCATGGTCATTAGCGCAATAGCACCGATAATAATTGTTTTCATAATAATAAAATTTAATTGGTTAATTGTTTAGCAAATGTAGAATCATAAGCAATGCAAAAAACCACCATAAAAGAGTAAATTTCAAAAATCACGGTTTGTAGTTAGTTGAAAATGAATTAAAAAAAATATTACTAAAACTCTGATTTTCATTATTAAAAAGTATTATTATAGGTTGAGTTAGGAATATCCAGACATAAAAAAAAAACGGAAACTTTCGAGTCCGTTTTGTATTAAGAATAAAAAAAATATTATAATTGATTAAATCACACTCAAAAAAGCCATCGTATCCACATCATCCGCATAGGTATTCAAAGAAGGATTTTGTGTTTCTCCAAAACCGATGGAATCCAATCCCAACTCAGGTTTTGCAACAATTGCTTGGATCTCTTCTCTGTTATCTTCCACAAATTGCTTCGCATCTTCCAAAGTTTCATATCGTGAAAAATTGACCACTGACAATGGACTGAACAACTTCTCATCCTCTCTCAGCATCACAAAATTATTATCCCAAAAAAGGTCTTGATTCAAAAGATAGACCGCGCGATTGTAATCGTAATTATTAGCGTATTTGTTATGATTGATGACATTTTGATATTTTACAAAATTTTCAAACAAACCATCGACTTTCATCTCTTTTGGAAGCAAAAGCTTGGTCACATTTCTGCAACCCAATCCGAAATATCTGAAAATATCATCCGCCAAAAGCTGAAGTTCTTCCACCGTTTCGTCACCTTTCAAAACTGCGATGGATGTTCGGTTTTTCCTAATGATACTCAGGTGATTTTTAAAATAATATTCCAGATATCTCGCCGTATTATTACTTCCGGTCGCAATCACCGCATCGAAGTTTTCCAGTCTTTCAAC belongs to Chryseobacterium sp. KACC 21268 and includes:
- the tnpA gene encoding IS200/IS605 family transposase; protein product: MANTYTQIYIQIVFAVKGRQNLIPKEHRDELHKFITGIVSNRGQRLFAIFAMPDHVHLLVSIRPNILISDLVRDIKAGSSKFINDNKWIVGKFNWQEGYGAFSYSRSHVDNVVKYILNQEEHHKMKTFKKEYFDFLKKFDIEYDDKYVFEWIE
- a CDS encoding SDR family oxidoreductase, yielding MDDQITRREALDKLLDIITPEESAEEQENAKEESTLNESHSHLEDPTTKHPKPPFNKQFQPFPGLAAKMDPVPDHGEESYVGSGRLTGRKALVTGGDSGIGRAAVIAFAREGADVAINYLPDEESDAREVVDLIIKAGRKAVAIPGDLRDEAFCQKLVSEAVSQLGGLDILVNNAGHQKSNQSILDISTEDFDRTMKTNLYAPFWIIKAALPHLKPGSSIIGLSSVQAYDPSADLYDYAQTKAATTSYVKSLAKQLGPKGIRVNGVAPGPVWTALEVSGGQTQDKLVEFGGDTPLGRPGQPAELASIFVQFADDTGSFATGQIYGSAGGSGQP
- a CDS encoding response regulator transcription factor, whose amino-acid sequence is MKTKLIIFDEQVFYTEGLSKRLTDGQIFDLVYICNSYKELSKQFNNQAPEFLMLGSNCLALTEMYTLIQDLVSQHDNIKIIVIGNFFEMSEIRKLFDKGIKSYLDINCGYNELVKSFSALNSGMIYICDSAKERMMDFLSHKKNQYGYQLKEALTKRELEVLQLICDGLSSKKICEKLFISINTVETHRKKILLKFNVKNSASVVKYAMDNHMLG
- a CDS encoding response regulator transcription factor, producing MKPKLIIFDEPVFYAEGLSKLLTDGQIFEVVHICNSTEKLYEHLNYQPPEFLMLGSNCVVLTEMYNLVQNLVCKYENIKIIVIGNCFKVAEIRKLFEKGIKSYLDINCGYQEFVKSIDALRSGLVYICDFAKDQMMNFLSHIEVNSKVPSHCLTKREMEVLKLICDGMSSKQICETLFISINTVETHRKKILLKLNVKNSAGVVKYAIENHILQ
- a CDS encoding carboxypeptidase-like regulatory domain-containing protein — translated: MKTIIKITVFFIFSIFLISCNEELVEETQSGILKGKVVRRGSNEPLANVKIFTTPTTSTVFSAQDGTFEIKDMPIGNYSVKAELTGFLTNFLSVNMQSQDQIVTVVFEMDDDESLNTAPSVPTLLSPTDNSENQPLELELTWNTTDPDSLDVLKYRLIVKNNLNTNVLELKDLLDKHYTLKDLKFGVSYFWQVAVSDGIHPEVFSAVSKFTTSTTPANRFHFVRKQSGNLYIVSTNEAGTSFDFTALSYNSWRPRKNNNAGVIAFLRTEGGNTHIFTAKPDGSGVFKVTTVPVSGFNNYELDFAWKTNGKELIYANFDKLYRINKDGSGQELIYTTPDGSIISECDWSYDSSKIAIKTNDFNGYNTKIYVIDMLGNTLKTVLAGVSGGSGGLDFSVDGNLLVYSHDVSGYQDGNYRQLDSHIFIYNLTDNSVRDISAESEKTNGTNDLDPRFSPNNAQVIFTNTSNDGISQKTIMMIDLSSSESDLERTTLFSNAEMPDYE
- a CDS encoding CsgG/HfaB family protein, whose amino-acid sequence is MKSIINHRNFAGVILFALMQSCSSLFNLPSNSEKSTMGEVTSYTTELKKLPPPKEKIVIGVYKFRDQTGQYKPSENGSNWSTAVPQGTTTILIKALEDSKWFVPIERENIANLLNERQIIRSTRQEYLKEADKNVQSLPPLLYAGILLEGGVISYDSNVMTGGIGARYFGIGLSSQYRQDRITIYLRAVSTLNGEILKTVYTSKTILSTSVNGNFFRYIDTERLLESEVGVTQNEPVQLAVTEAIEKAVKSLIVEGVRDKIWGSAIQDPTTYKALIEKYETEQEDNDKRIIGNKYPNNYRQKVALFANVEGQQIKGDYVNPKASVGFKLGLKYFLSDHINVELNANVLTLRNQNILARTFLVSEVNLEYLMLPKYKLSPFLYAGGGSMFSENQNFFKAQFGGGLEYLMDKNFAIRLSSQYDLGFTDNWDRLVNGKQKDQAIRVALGINFYLGKK
- a CDS encoding curli assembly protein CsgF, which codes for MKTLLMLMITVMGFLSLSAQQLVYKPINPAFGGDTFNYQWLLSSANAQNQFDDDKSDYRNLLDDMNSLSGFTDSLNRQILSQLSQKLFEDQFGDGPLTPGNYTFGSLFLEVNQTSQGLLINILDTNTGQQTEIVIPK
- the csgH gene encoding curli-like amyloid fiber formation chaperone CsgH codes for the protein MKNLYTLMFSAFILFPFLKMKGQDDKKIVAKIESKNTEGQIKLSAVVTNNSDTYQELNYLLISIKKGNGGNISNNKQSGKFSINPSETKKLSEISVNLNSKDALKTFLYIRDEQTKTLISKDSLVVNSNDFQQTARKLEEEKYSELKGLTIDETKSKIGKDFYDAFYMQYNQLTEKSNYTITISELPSRGTTGQIIVTIDDKQIYSFFTNPNEDYLKEQLAMTFRNIKDYNAKKNLIRNEFLY
- a CDS encoding acyl-CoA reductase, encoding MLNENKILGLEKLGNFINDFIHKDDENYNEKEERLAYLMKRSEIENPWFTLENQRYNLKQWAGLFTKENIENWLSKYELSNTPKRVGLILAGNIPIVGFHDIISVVLSNHIPIIKLSSKDKLMLPFLLELWKEFSNNEIEFEIVERLENFDAVIATGSNNTARYLEYYFKNHLSIIRKNRTSIAVLKGDETVEELQLLADDIFRYFGLGCRNVTKLLLPKEMKVDGLFENFVKYQNVINHNKYANNYDYNRAVYLLNQDLFWDNNFVMLREDEKLFSPLSVVNFSRYETLEDAKQFVEDNREEIQAIVAKPELGLDSIGFGETQNPSLNTYADDVDTMAFLSVI